The DNA region gtgaaatttaatataaaagtatctaaataattttaaaaagacaaATATAAGTTTATAAAGTAACACTAGAAATAGAAGATATAAACACATATTTGTGTTTATCATGTGATAGTGTAATTATCAATATTTGATATCATGAAATTCGATCCAGCGAGAATATGATGTTAATGAAACTCTACGGAAACTTTTACGGGTGACATTGACGAGGTAAGTTACTCGttcaataaaaattgtttttaaaagaACACAAAAGTTCAATCAAGTTGTTCGTTCTTTAAAatatgtgcccaatattaatattttatattaaaattttaaatgtatttagattttttatatataaattattgtaaataataataataatttaaaatatttttataaattttatatttatattttagaaaataactaacatatcaCTCCaacatataatatgtatatattattattaatattattgcagaaaataagaaaatatatagtggatgcatgtgcatggtaacaatagtggaaaagataacggaagttataacggtaagggTATGCTTGTCTAacatattgtaaagtacaacttttatagcataatgtacaaaaaaacttaacgaaaaaaacggacataaatgaagagtataaccttcattcacactttgtTGGTCGGCgagttgtctttttttttttctaatgaaGAGACAACATATGAAACTAcaatcactatattatattgtggatcatggtccactaacatatactttcatttttaatatactgaaaatttatttgtagtgtactatatgttcattttttatatttatttttattgtattacaaaattaatttttagtatactatctaaaaatgaacattcagtatattaaaaacaaatatttactAGTGAATAATTTGCCTTTGAGAGTGTGGTGTTCTTAGAAACATTGGGTGTTTAGCTGTTTAGCATTTCATTTGAAGTAAAGTAGCTTGAAGCCAATTACGTATCCATATCCTTACCTATTCAAATTTACCGCTTTGCTACACTTTTCCCCACATCAATCCAGACTATACTGACTTTTCTAGAAGTTGCACATAGCTTCCAATAGTTGTTGGAATGTTATAGAATCATATACATAACTATAAGGTAGTAGAGAAGCAAAGCATAGAACATCATAGAATCCTTAGCTCGGTAGTTCTAAAGGTAAATTTTTAACCATTGAATCAAGTAAATCTCCATCTATTGAGAAAGAGAAATggctataaatacccctcatggGGCTCATTTGTAAACAATTCATCCatccaaaaccaaaaaaatctaTACTTGAATTGGCCAAGTCACAACTAAAGTTTGACATTGCCAAGCAAATAGCAAGACAACTAAGCTTGACATTGTCAATCAAATGGCAAGACAACTTTCCATTGAATACTAAAGTGAGTATAGCGCAGACATGCATACAAAGAATAAGAAATTGAAAGGATGACAGAAGAAAAAATGATTATAGAACTCAAATTAAGTACAAACTTCAActacaaaaacacaaacaaatatcCAAAATTGAAACAGCAAATAATGAAAATCTGAAGATCTTTTCAACATTCAGACTCTAAATCTgaaaatctttttaaatttcagaCTCTAAACAACAATGGGGCTGGGCTATGACTTTTTTTCTTTGGCTAAGCTTTGCATACTAATACCGTCCAATACCCCACACTCTGATAACACCATCTGTATATCCGCTGAAAAGAGTGCTTCCATCAGCACTCCAGCTCAAACTGGTGCAGAATATTACCTGCTTGATCAaatcaaatatcaaataaatttaGAGATGTCATGAGTGAATTAGTTTGAGATGTGTTGTCCAGGgatatagaaaaatataattacaatcatttatactcaattaattacatatacattTTGTAAAAACATTATCTACAAAAATAAGAATACAAGATTATTTGTAACAAACAAAAGTGATAATGTCTAAAAAtgagaataaataaatacatcacaaaaaaatcattaaaaaaaataataagatgcCAATTTCCAGGGTAAACATATCATCCAGATGCAATAAAAATCAGCCTAAAGGCTATTTATCTTTATCCTTGCAATACTCTATGACTTTCAAAAGTAGGTCCTACTCCACATTTAGCCTAAGCAGGTAGGTCCTACTCCCTCGGTGGCCCCCAAAATGCTAAACAAACCCATTTCCTAATTCCCCAAAAATATTAAATCCctaaaaccaaaaagaaaaaaaaatccctaaaaccaaaaagaaaaaaaaaatcccaaaaccaaaaagaaaaaaaaaatcccagaGCTTAGCATCACCCTCTCCACAATCCctaaaaccaaaaagaaaaaaaatcccaGAGCTTAGCATCACCCTCAAAGCCTTAGACGCCGTGTTGCCGGTCGTCACAGCCACCGCCGTTATCAAAACCACACTCCTCAGCCTACTCATCTGCTCGTCAAGCTCACTGCACATCATTGCTCCCTCCTCCATATTCCTCCACCTAGGTACTCAACTAATAGTCTAAACTAACAGGCCACCACctttctatttttatatttttaacattACAAGTCGCCTAGGCTAATTTCTAGGACTTCAAAGCAAgcagaaaaaattaaaacagaaCATAAAGTCAAAAGTCCatactatatatttattgatgGTAAAGTGTCAGTGTTCACACACTTGAGAGGATTTAGTGCAGTTTTTCATTGAAAACTCAAACTAAAGTCAGGATGACACCAAATCCAAGAGAAAATGGAATGAAACTTACATCACTCCAATTACAGTAACTTATCATCATTCTAATAGCACAATTCTATATCCATTGTTATTTGTATGATAATGATTAGCGGCACACGCATCAGCATTCAGAAACAATGGTAACATGAAACAAGATATGTAATCTAAGAGAAAAACTggtaaaaagaaaacagaatGATAAATTGACCTTGTTTTTGGAAGAAGTATTTCCTTCAGCAGCCATCTCACTCTCCTGTTTAAGATCAACCTTGAGGTCCACCACAATGGTCTTGCTCTCCAAATCCCAAATCTTAATGCTAGACTCCGTAGCGGCACAGAGCCAGTACCTATTGGGGCTGAAGCAGAGGGAATGAATAATTGATCCAGCTTCGAGGGAGTAAAGCCTCTTGCCCTCAGCCAAATCCCAGAGCAGGATCACTCCATCCTTGCCTCCGCTAGCGCAAAGAGAGCCATCAGGCGACACAGAAACAGTGTTCACATAGCCAGTGTGCCCAGCTAGAGTAGACCGAAGCTTGCAGTTCGTCAGATTCCAGATTTTCACCGTTCGATCCCACGAGGCAGACACGATGGTCGGCTGCAGATTATTGGGGCTGAAACGTACGCACGATACCCATTCAGAGTGCCCGTCCTGCTCCTGGATCGTGTACTTGCACTCACCGAGGGTGTTCCATAGCTTGATGGAGCGGTCACGGGAAGCGGAGACGATCTGGCGATTGTCAACAGAGAACGCCACGGACAGGACGTCCTTAGTGTGGCCGACGAAGCGGCGGGCGGTGGTGCCGGTCTGGAGATCCCAGAGGCGGAGCTCGGCGTCCCAGGAGCCGGATAGGGCGAACTGTCCGTCGGAGGAGAGAACCACGTCCTCGACGAAGTGAGAGTGTCCGGTGAGGCGGCGGCGTGCGACGCCAAATTGCGGGCCATCCTTAGTGAGAGACCAGACTATGATGGATTTGTCGCGGGAGGCGGAGACGATAAAGTCGGCGTTGTCGATTGGGGCGGCGATGGCCGTCACCCAGTCGGTGTGGGCCTTCATTGTGCCGCGGAGAACTAGAGATTCCTGAGCCATTTTCTGTCCCTCTTAGGGTTTTGCGGCGGCGGGCAGCGGTGGCGGAGGGAAGGTTTAAGGGAAGAAAAGGCTGAGGAATGAAGATAGGCCGTGCTAAACTATAAACGAGAAAAAAACCCTAAAATATGAAGCGTGCGAATTTAATTGCTGAAGTGGGCCGTGATAGGAATGGTAGCCCGTGATATGTAATGTTTTGTAAAATTGGTATACGGAATAGGATTTAATGTCTAATATTTGTATTTGAATaagtaatttaaaatattttaaaatataaatttgtacAGAAGAGAAAGAAGTTTATTATAGTTgacaataaaattaatgtttttgtatttttttaaaaattaattatctaaATAAGTATTGTAGTTGGTATGATATTAAGTAGTagatattacttttaattagaATTACTCTACGTTTTGTTAATTTGCTTTTGGATAGGCTTATTATTGTTTCGTCTTCATAGTTGGTCCgcttctttttgttggtagtgtctcATGTGCAATTGAATTGCTAGTGCTAGTTGTCTAGTTTGCAAAAAGAACATATTTAatctaattagttttgttacatTAAACAAATAGATGCATGGAATTTTTAAGTTGATTACTTAtctaatgtttataaaattaaccctgtcatttttagtcattgatCATCCTAGATGGATTGATCAAATTAGTCCACACATATCACAAGATATTagtataaaagtaaaaaatactacttgGTCTCCAAAACCTATTTTCAACTTTTACTCTAACTACTTGGCCATCCATGGCAATTTTTATTGTGgaccacacaactgtgtggaccatggtctaaaacgttgtcatttattttaatttaaaaaaaaaaaaaaaaaaggcactcGTTGAGTCGTTCCGTccaactaatttttttatggcgtattcaatttcatttatatacattatagtttcattacaacacaactaaattattattttaatttaactacagttttatttgacattatacactcaacaTGTGATAcatgttattaaatttcattgTATACACAATATAGttttattacaacaccactaaagtataattttaattcaattacagtttcattggaatatatacactcaaatatgtaaaacctcttattcaatttcattttatatacattgtagtttcattacaacataactaaagtatcattttgatataattacaatttcatttgacaatataacaTTTGTggtttttgcatcaaaataaacTGGAGAGTTGGTTTGTTAACAAATTTGAAGGTGGGTTTTCGTGTGTTTTTTTATCCTACAACACCTTTTTTTTAGGAGAAAgacaagaaaaaaattaataaaataaaggttACGCGTGCTTAAAATGCACGGCACATCTGCTGGGGCGCTTTAGAGTGGCTGTCAATTAGAGACCACTTTGAATTCTATTTGTATGACTAgctttacacgcgcattgcgcgaatgagctAATGCcgaatgtttatatttaaataaatatttcaaagtatatcaatgcaatattatataggagaagttcatgcatatgtaattgaatgttgaatttgtctatttataattttaaataggtaattcaaagtatatgaatctaagataatatagaacattcattataattgtcactaaaataaatgtttgtaactttgtaaaattgaaaacaacaaagttggcgtggtggttcagcaccttgTCCCTTAAGCATAAGATTGGGGGTTCCAACCATTTGGTCTGTCCCCTACTACTTAGTGTGCTAACCGTTGGGATACCTTTGGACAaccaaaaaaaatctttttaaaatcgatagtctaactACTTAGTTTAAAAACGACattctaaataaatactccctccgtcttattttatgtgtctggttcggttaacgaggcttgactgaagttatttttaactcaatttttcataatattaagtttagtattaatatacaaaatttatatatttagaaactacactaaaagtactattaaaccccaaaaattcaaatttaaaatgagtaaaaaaataccaaagaaaataaatgaaaaagaaatagttggtttgaccaatgaatagtaagcatgacagataaaatgggacagagagagtattatactacaagaaaaatcgcgattcgcgacggaatttttccgtcgcgaaacaggttttgcgacggaattcgTTCCGTCGTCTATCGGCTCGTCGTATTTTCTtttgcgacggaaaaattccgtcgTGAAATAAggcgacggaaaaattccgtcgTGAAATAAGGCGACGGAATCGAcgacggaataattccgttgcgaaatattgcgacggaatcacgacggaataattccgttgccAATTTGCGACGGAACATTTTCCGTCGCAATTCTGTCGTAATTTGGCAACGAAAATAATTCTGTCGCTAATTCTTACGCCATTTTGGAGACGAATATTCCGTCGCAAAAAAACGCCGAAATTATTTTCCGTCGCGATTTCATCGCAATTTTtgctacaattttttttggaatgcaATTTTTGCTACAATTATTC from Ipomoea triloba cultivar NCNSP0323 chromosome 6, ASM357664v1 includes:
- the LOC116023216 gene encoding guanine nucleotide-binding protein subunit beta-like protein, translated to MAQESLVLRGTMKAHTDWVTAIAAPIDNADFIVSASRDKSIIVWSLTKDGPQFGVARRRLTGHSHFVEDVVLSSDGQFALSGSWDAELRLWDLQTGTTARRFVGHTKDVLSVAFSVDNRQIVSASRDRSIKLWNTLGECKYTIQEQDGHSEWVSCVRFSPNNLQPTIVSASWDRTVKIWNLTNCKLRSTLAGHTGYVNTVSVSPDGSLCASGGKDGVILLWDLAEGKRLYSLEAGSIIHSLCFSPNRYWLCAATESSIKIWDLESKTIVVDLKVDLKQESEMAAEGNTSSKNKVIFCTSLSWSADGSTLFSGYTDGVIRVWGIGRY